The following coding sequences lie in one Eleginops maclovinus isolate JMC-PN-2008 ecotype Puerto Natales chromosome 21, JC_Emac_rtc_rv5, whole genome shotgun sequence genomic window:
- the nell3 gene encoding uncharacterized protein nell3: MDLDSKTMDVVGEARLPQPLLGCPTPCGQEEYCDFQRDPPQCEKCTMCPPGFFLISQCSPTADRMCQDRDECLELPNICGERVKCLNTPGGFRCLGVSEREAVRGLCGHDYFYNQELQECQACADCDGEPVSVTCTAVTDSVCGQPSESQLSQSWGANVGVPSARTSGTNIFPGLQLNIRTKEKIDLLSNEVGQITFLQHGLVWLDHNFAIKHSCRNFLQLGMRLNGSQEEEGRDLSGVRIEQPDGKYFQGVSVSSGVEVEPNHTFTLLLKSPNQHCNQSKDLHVYDIATNSLSLLWLSHDTGAVAMTAQMSLLTHYQTSYRPTFRITSVSDPYMIILTHDNRGVRFTESGVVKFVLQQALYSMGHTCIREGFSLIAYTNHNGTGHEAMQAFKTGVNYRDTSITLSGAVSVASGDTLSFEITSPSQCNIRYFGDSTGISMLSLIWIPSAVSSALTATVSKTGLPSGAVRNKQLSFQQISPETPQVHLSRQGEPNSRKNFVFHEKGTANLALNLKLIHSCNIVKLTLQRALGPSGPAAPVAQQVSGSMPEGSEWASIGLRASFPVQNGTAVYVTLDCIRGRVNQITHEGGTNISILWVAV, encoded by the exons ATGGATCTGGATTCCAAAACGATGGATGTAGTCGGAGAGGCTCGTTTACCTCAACCTCTGCTGGGATGCCCTACGCCCTGTGGGCAGGAGGAGTACTGTGATTTTCAGAGGGACCCGCCTCAGTGTGAGAAGTGCACCATGTGTCCACCGGGCTTCTTCCTGATCTCCCAGTGTTCTCCAACTGCAGACAGGATGTGCCAG GACAGAGATGAATGCCTTGAATTACCAAACATTTGTGGAGAGCGAGTGAAGTGCCTTAATACTCCAG GTGGGTTCAGGTGTCTGGGAGTTTCTGAGAGAGAAGCAGTCAGGGGCTTGTGTGGTCATGACTACTTCTACaaccaggagctgcaggagtgCCAGGCCTGCGCCGACTGTGATGGGGAGCCTGTTTCTGTGACCTGCACAGCTGTCACTGACTCTGTCTGCGGCCAGCCCTCAGAAAGTCAACTCTCCCAGTCTTGGGGGGCCAATGTGGGAGTTCCTTCTGCCCGAACATCTGGCACAAACATCTTTCCAGGGCTTCAACTAAACATCCGAACCAAAGAAAAAATAGATCTGTTGTCCAATGAGGTGGGGCAGATAACGTTCCTGCAGCATGGCCTGGTCTGGTTGGATCATAATTTTGCGATCAAGCACAGCTGCAGGAACTTCCTTCAACTGGGAATGAGGCTCAATGGGAGCCAAGAAGAGGAGGGGCGGGACCTCAGTGGTGTTCGCATTGAACAGCCGGATGGGAAGTACTTCCAGGGTGTCAGCGTCAGCAGTGGAGTCGAGGTGGAGCCCAACCACACCTTCACTCTTCTGCTGAAGAGTCCGAATCAACACTGCAACCAGAGCAAGGATCTTCACGTCTATGATATCGCCACCAATTCTCTCAGCTTGCTCTGGTTGTCGCACGATACTGGTGCCGTAGCGATGACCGCTCAGATGTCCCTGTTGACACACTACCAAACTAGCTACCGCCCAACATTCCGAATAACCTCAGTCTCCGACCCTTACATGATCATTCTGACGCACGACAACCGCGGTGTACGCTTCACAGAAAGCGGCGTTGTAAAGTTTGTCCTCCAGCAGGCACTTTACTCAATGGGCCACACCTGCATCCGAGAGGGTTTCTCCCTGATTGCCTACACTAACCATAACGGGACCGGCCACGAGGCAATGCAAGCCTTCAAGACGGGCGTCAACTACAGGGACACCTCCATCACCCTCTCTGGCGCTGTGAGCGTAGCCAGCGGGGACACGCTCAGCTTCGAGATCACTTCTCCGTCCCAGTGCAACATCCGCTACTTTGGGGACAGCACCGGTATCAGTATGCTGAGCCTTATCTGGATTCCCTCCGCAGTGTCCTCAGCCCTGACCGCTACCGTGTCCAAGACCGGTCTGCCCTCTGGAGCAGTCAGGAACAAGCAGCTGTCCTTCCAGCAGATCAGTCCGGAAACGCCGCAGGTTCATTTGTCCCGCCAAGGTGAGCCAAACAGCAGGAAGAACTTTGTTTTCCATGAGAAAGGGACGGCTAACCTTGCCCTCAATCTAAAGCTGATTCACTCCTGCAATATTGTCAAACTCACTTTGCAGAGGGCATTGGGTCCGAGCGGGCCGGCAGCTCCTGTGGCCCAGCAGGTGTCTGGATCAATGCCTGAAGGGAGCGAGTGGGCCAGTATCGGGCTGAGGGCCTCATTTCCGGTCCAGAATGGTACAGCAGTCTATGTAACTCTGGACTGTATCCGAGGACGGGTTAACCAGATCACACACGAGGGTGGCACTAACATTTCGATCCTCTGGGTTGCAGTGTAA